One region of Epilithonimonas zeae genomic DNA includes:
- a CDS encoding acyl-CoA dehydrogenase family protein — MNSTISKIKGIFNLLKHIDIDQISKISQKVDLPKLMDQFSRLDENQIKGLTKMLDSSGKKKELPPINGDFYELHMKLTDEQRAIQLQVREFMEKEAKPLVNRYWLTDDFPHELIPKFKKLNLCGVTYEGYGCPNLPFLMEGVIAMEIARVDASLATFFGVQSGLSMGSIYMCGSEEQKQKYLPGMQQFDLIGAFGLTEPEVGSGAAGGLTTTCKKVDGGWILNGQKKWIGNATFADVTVIWARDLDDNQVKGFIVEKGTEGFSVEKIKGKMALRIVQNGLITMKDCFVADSQKMEHANSFKDTAKVLQMTRAGVAWMATGCARGAYESALDYTRKRKQFGKPIASFQLVQGHLVEMLSNLTAMQTLVFRLSEMQDASILKDEHASLAKVFCSLRTRDVVAQAREVMGGNGILLEHDVARFVADAEAIYSYEGTKEINSLIVGRSITGMSSFV; from the coding sequence ATGAACAGCACTATTTCCAAAATCAAAGGAATTTTCAATCTCCTAAAACATATCGATATAGACCAAATCTCCAAAATTTCACAAAAAGTTGACCTTCCAAAACTGATGGATCAATTCTCAAGATTAGATGAGAATCAAATCAAAGGTTTAACAAAAATGTTAGATTCTTCAGGAAAGAAAAAAGAATTGCCACCGATTAATGGCGATTTTTATGAATTGCATATGAAACTCACGGATGAGCAAAGAGCAATTCAGTTACAGGTTCGTGAGTTTATGGAAAAAGAAGCCAAACCTTTAGTCAACAGATATTGGCTGACAGATGATTTCCCACACGAACTGATTCCCAAATTCAAAAAACTGAATCTTTGCGGAGTGACTTACGAAGGTTACGGCTGCCCGAATTTACCATTCCTGATGGAAGGCGTTATCGCAATGGAAATTGCTAGAGTTGATGCGTCTTTGGCGACATTTTTTGGTGTTCAGTCTGGATTATCAATGGGTTCTATTTATATGTGCGGTTCGGAGGAACAAAAGCAGAAATATCTTCCGGGAATGCAACAGTTTGATTTGATTGGCGCATTTGGATTGACTGAGCCGGAAGTTGGTTCAGGCGCAGCTGGTGGACTAACGACAACCTGCAAAAAAGTAGATGGCGGCTGGATTCTGAATGGACAAAAAAAATGGATTGGAAATGCCACTTTTGCTGATGTGACTGTTATTTGGGCGAGAGATTTAGATGATAATCAGGTCAAAGGTTTCATTGTTGAAAAGGGAACAGAAGGTTTTTCGGTTGAAAAAATCAAAGGAAAAATGGCACTCCGAATTGTGCAAAACGGACTCATCACAATGAAAGATTGTTTCGTCGCCGATTCCCAGAAAATGGAACACGCCAACAGTTTCAAAGACACAGCAAAAGTCCTTCAAATGACAAGAGCTGGTGTTGCGTGGATGGCGACGGGCTGTGCACGAGGTGCTTACGAAAGCGCTTTGGATTACACCAGAAAACGGAAACAATTCGGAAAACCGATTGCTTCGTTTCAATTAGTTCAGGGACATTTGGTAGAAATGTTATCCAATTTAACTGCCATGCAAACCTTAGTTTTCAGATTGTCAGAGATGCAGGATGCCAGTATTTTGAAAGACGAACACGCATCTTTAGCAAAAGTATTTTGTAGTCTCAGAACGCGTGATGTTGTGGCGCAAGCAAGGGAAGTTATGGGCGGAAACGGAATTCTTTTGGAACACGATGTTGCCCGTTTTGTTGCCGATGCAGAAGCAATTTATTCTTACGAAGGAACCAAAGAAATCAACTCGTTGATCGTCGGTCGATCGATTACGGGAATGAGTTCCTTTGTTTAA
- the msrB gene encoding peptide-methionine (R)-S-oxide reductase MsrB, producing MKKLFFFILINSFLLQCAQKKVDLTKPQQQTKMEDNTHTNNPYYSRTDKTKLNVSNEEWKKILSPEVYAIAREANTEYPFTGKYNDFDEVGEYYCAVCGNHLFRSSSKFASTCGWPSFFEADKDGVIYKRDSSHGMERIEVLCKRCESHLGHVFNDGPPPTGTRYCMNSVSLDFQRDNK from the coding sequence ATGAAAAAATTATTTTTTTTTATATTAATCAATTCATTTCTGCTCCAATGTGCGCAGAAAAAAGTTGATTTAACTAAACCTCAACAACAAACTAAAATGGAAGATAATACACACACCAATAACCCTTACTATTCAAGGACGGATAAAACTAAACTGAATGTTTCCAACGAAGAATGGAAAAAAATCCTTTCGCCAGAAGTTTATGCCATCGCAAGAGAAGCCAATACGGAATATCCATTCACCGGAAAGTACAACGATTTTGATGAAGTTGGAGAATATTACTGTGCCGTTTGCGGTAATCATTTGTTCCGTTCAAGTTCCAAATTTGCGAGTACTTGCGGTTGGCCAAGTTTCTTTGAAGCAGACAAAGACGGTGTTATTTACAAGCGAGATTCATCTCACGGAATGGAACGTATAGAGGTTCTTTGTAAACGCTGCGAATCGCACTTGGGGCACGTTTTCAATGACGGCCCGCCTCCAACAGGCACCAGATATTGTATGAATTCTGTTAGTCTGGATTTCCAGAGAGATAATAAATAA
- a CDS encoding SDR family NAD(P)-dependent oxidoreductase produces the protein MKTIFITGATSGIGKATAILLAEQKNRLILCGRNKTILEELKSELSKETEVFTLSFDVRNSDEVFSAINSLPENWKNIDVLINNAGNAHGLDPISDGNIDDWNAMMDGNVKGLLYVSQPIIKLMKEKRNGQIINISSVAARQTYANGVVYCASKKAVDVISEGMRIELTEFGIRVTNIQPGAVETDFSKVRFKGDDERAATVYAGYEPLVAEDIADAIAYCINVPERISVSDMTIYPKAQAEPRTIYRNI, from the coding sequence TTGAAAACAATATTCATAACCGGCGCAACTTCCGGAATCGGAAAAGCGACTGCGATTCTATTAGCAGAACAAAAAAATAGACTGATTCTTTGTGGAAGAAATAAAACTATTCTCGAAGAGTTAAAATCAGAATTATCAAAAGAAACTGAAGTTTTCACTTTAAGTTTTGATGTCCGAAATTCTGATGAGGTTTTTTCTGCCATTAATTCACTTCCTGAAAATTGGAAAAACATTGATGTTTTGATTAACAACGCCGGCAATGCCCACGGATTAGACCCGATTTCTGATGGAAATATTGATGATTGGAATGCAATGATGGACGGCAACGTGAAAGGTTTATTGTATGTTTCTCAACCGATTATCAAATTGATGAAAGAAAAAAGAAACGGACAAATCATCAATATCAGCTCCGTTGCTGCGAGACAAACTTATGCTAATGGAGTCGTTTATTGTGCTTCCAAAAAAGCTGTCGACGTCATCTCTGAAGGAATGAGAATTGAGTTGACAGAGTTCGGAATCCGTGTTACGAATATCCAACCGGGAGCTGTGGAAACTGATTTTTCTAAAGTGAGATTCAAAGGGGATGATGAAAGAGCTGCGACAGTTTACGCGGGTTATGAACCTTTGGTTGCAGAAGATATTGCGGATGCGATTGCTTATTGCATCAATGTTCCGGAAAGAATTTCGGTTTCTGATATGACGATTTATCCAAAAGCGCAGGCGGAACCAAGAACAATTTATAGAAATATCTGA
- a CDS encoding nuclear transport factor 2 family protein gives MIKFLSSVFFVCFIFGFSQTYSKNEKALLSQISTLDSLMENNDSKILELFSDDVSFGHSNGWIQNKDDFKTDFESGKVKYQSVKQTELKEFKIKNKFANIRRIISVKGLYKNDEFQMKLSVLEFWIRQKGIWKLWSRQSVSLK, from the coding sequence ATGATTAAGTTTTTATCATCGGTGTTTTTCGTCTGTTTTATTTTTGGATTTTCTCAGACGTATTCCAAGAATGAAAAAGCTTTGTTAAGTCAAATTTCAACGTTGGATTCTTTGATGGAAAATAATGATTCTAAGATTTTGGAATTGTTTTCTGACGATGTTTCTTTTGGACATTCCAATGGCTGGATTCAGAATAAAGATGATTTCAAAACAGATTTCGAATCCGGAAAAGTAAAATATCAATCTGTCAAACAAACCGAATTGAAGGAATTCAAAATCAAAAACAAATTTGCCAATATCCGAAGAATCATTTCTGTCAAAGGACTTTACAAGAACGATGAATTCCAAATGAAATTATCTGTCCTTGAATTCTGGATTCGACAAAAAGGAATCTGGAAATTGTGGAGCCGGCAAAGTGTGAGTTTGAAATAA
- the tsaB gene encoding tRNA (adenosine(37)-N6)-threonylcarbamoyltransferase complex dimerization subunit type 1 TsaB, translating into MKILHIETSSKNCSVAISDGENLLCLCEEVSDNYKQSESLHSFVEWALEGAEISLKDLDAISLGKGPGSYTGLRIGAASAKGFCYGLKLPLIAVNSLDSMVEEFVNQGFELIIPLIDARRMEVYTAYFDGQSGEMISETEAKILDENSFSELVDKKILFIGDGAKKAQEILNLTNAEFKHDIYPSAKGLIKKSVDKFNQKDFENVAYFEPFYLKDFQGIKKADRIKKS; encoded by the coding sequence ATGAAAATCCTTCACATAGAAACCTCGTCCAAAAACTGTTCTGTTGCCATTTCTGATGGCGAAAATTTACTTTGCCTTTGCGAGGAAGTTTCCGATAATTATAAACAGTCCGAAAGTCTTCACAGCTTTGTTGAATGGGCTTTGGAAGGCGCAGAAATTTCTTTGAAAGATTTGGATGCTATTTCTTTGGGAAAAGGTCCTGGTTCTTATACAGGTCTTAGAATTGGTGCCGCTTCTGCAAAAGGTTTTTGTTACGGACTTAAATTGCCTTTGATTGCCGTTAATTCTTTGGATTCTATGGTTGAAGAATTTGTGAATCAAGGGTTTGAATTAATTATTCCTTTGATTGACGCCAGAAGAATGGAAGTTTACACCGCTTATTTTGACGGGCAATCTGGCGAAATGATTTCTGAAACTGAAGCAAAAATCCTCGATGAAAATTCTTTTTCAGAATTAGTGGACAAGAAAATTCTTTTCATTGGAGATGGCGCAAAAAAAGCACAGGAAATTCTCAATCTTACGAATGCAGAATTCAAACATGATATTTATCCATCAGCAAAAGGATTGATTAAAAAATCTGTGGATAAATTCAATCAAAAAGATTTTGAAAATGTTGCTTATTTTGAACCTTTTTATCTGAAAGATTTTCAGGGAATCAAGAAAGCTGACCGCATAAAAAAATCCTGA
- a CDS encoding PQQ-dependent sugar dehydrogenase: MLKSTLPFFLSLIGAFYSCQSKGKPSKVSAIEEKANTNYKPAFARQTRITPVKTTIPYNVEVLNTSLGKPWGIINLPDGRFLITEKTGFMNVVSADGKQVSKIDGFPKVDAKGQGGMLDVALDPDFKTNNIIYFSFSEPYEGGNHTAVGKGRLSSDLKTISDVKVIFRATPTYDGDKHYGSRLVFDKDGNLFVSTGERSDKQTRVYAQKTDNYLGKILKITKDGKPAPGNPFIGKDGYKPEIFAYGIRSPQGLALDEKGQLWDIEMGPRGGDEINLIQAGKNYGWGDVTYGIEYSGEKINNGTTQKAGTEQPVYYWDPVVSPSGVTFYTGNIEEWKNNLFIGCLSGEHINRIVIKDNKVVGEERLLIDQKERFRDVLNGMDGNLYGITDSGKLYKISKK, encoded by the coding sequence ATGTTAAAATCCACACTCCCTTTTTTCCTTTCATTAATCGGTGCATTTTATTCGTGCCAAAGCAAAGGAAAACCCAGCAAAGTCTCTGCTATAGAGGAAAAAGCGAATACGAATTACAAACCTGCATTTGCAAGACAAACAAGAATAACACCTGTAAAAACTACAATACCTTACAATGTTGAAGTTTTGAATACTTCTCTGGGAAAACCTTGGGGAATTATCAATCTACCTGACGGCAGATTTTTGATTACCGAGAAAACTGGATTTATGAATGTTGTTTCTGCAGATGGTAAACAAGTTTCGAAAATCGATGGCTTTCCAAAAGTAGATGCTAAAGGACAAGGCGGAATGTTAGACGTGGCCTTGGATCCAGATTTTAAAACCAATAATATCATCTATTTCAGTTTTTCTGAACCTTATGAAGGCGGAAATCATACCGCTGTCGGAAAAGGTAGATTATCTTCTGATCTTAAAACAATTTCTGACGTCAAAGTGATTTTCCGGGCAACACCAACTTACGATGGCGATAAACACTACGGTAGCCGATTGGTTTTTGACAAAGACGGAAATCTGTTCGTCAGCACAGGCGAAAGATCAGATAAACAAACAAGAGTTTACGCTCAGAAAACAGATAATTATCTTGGTAAAATCCTAAAAATTACCAAAGACGGAAAACCCGCTCCGGGAAATCCATTTATAGGAAAAGATGGTTACAAACCTGAAATCTTTGCCTACGGAATCCGTAGTCCGCAAGGTTTGGCTTTGGACGAAAAAGGTCAGCTATGGGATATCGAGATGGGACCAAGAGGTGGTGACGAAATTAATCTGATTCAAGCTGGAAAAAATTACGGTTGGGGCGATGTGACTTACGGAATTGAATATTCCGGAGAAAAAATCAATAATGGAACAACACAGAAAGCCGGAACAGAACAACCAGTTTACTATTGGGATCCTGTGGTTTCACCAAGTGGTGTAACATTTTATACAGGAAATATCGAGGAATGGAAAAATAATCTTTTTATAGGATGTCTAAGCGGCGAACATATTAACAGAATCGTGATTAAAGACAACAAAGTGGTTGGCGAAGAACGATTGCTTATTGATCAAAAAGAAAGATTCCGAGATGTTTTGAACGGGATGGATGGTAATCTCTATGGAATTACAGATAGTGGAAAACTTTATAAAATTTCTAAAAAATAA
- a CDS encoding BlaI/MecI/CopY family transcriptional regulator: MKEQKLTDTEIVLMEILWQKEKVFMKDILEEYAEPKPAATTIATLLKRMQNKDLIGYKTYGNSREYFPKVKKEDYFQEEMSSMIDRFFNNSVSQFASFFTSNAKLSQKQLKELRDIIDKEITD; encoded by the coding sequence ATGAAAGAACAAAAATTGACAGATACAGAAATTGTTTTGATGGAGATTCTTTGGCAAAAAGAAAAGGTTTTTATGAAAGATATTTTGGAAGAATATGCGGAACCAAAACCTGCTGCAACAACCATTGCAACTCTTCTCAAAAGAATGCAGAACAAAGATTTGATAGGCTACAAAACTTATGGAAACTCGAGAGAATATTTTCCAAAAGTGAAAAAAGAAGATTATTTCCAGGAAGAAATGTCTTCTATGATTGACCGTTTTTTTAATAATTCTGTAAGCCAGTTTGCATCATTTTTCACATCAAATGCAAAACTGTCCCAGAAACAATTGAAAGAACTTCGAGACATTATTGACAAAGAAATAACAGACTAA
- a CDS encoding M56 family metallopeptidase, producing the protein MFRFNRFYLLLALVFSYVIPFVKINLPAVSQQKKELIFDEIQTQQLIQTTTQATDFNWMNLIVSICILISIGLIIRIIISIRKIINLKGEEINYQNQKVKLVEKNLPPFSFWNKIYLNKSYFENQQIDNRIFQHEKTHIVQKHSLDILFLEILKVISWFNPALYFYKKAMTDNHEFLADESIILQKNNVKDYQTLILSEILQIQNLKLTHQFNYNNTKKRFIMMTIKKSKFENTKKIIAVSAFAGLSLLFVQKVYASEVKGENQLNMPELSVESSIKSDTIPQKTEGKNNVKLKNSKKVKTPPAPKEFKENELPIPPPPPPASNITAAQYPEGINSLRKNFSNIFDSSGFVKEKTTVRTNVYISIDENGKTTDVKADGPNPKFNAEAVRAMKQATENVTWKPATENEKPAATVFQLPITMNFQ; encoded by the coding sequence ATGTTCCGCTTCAACAGGTTTTATCTTTTGTTGGCTTTGGTGTTTTCTTATGTAATTCCGTTTGTGAAGATCAACCTTCCTGCTGTTTCTCAACAGAAGAAAGAATTGATTTTTGACGAAATCCAAACACAGCAATTGATTCAGACTACAACTCAAGCAACTGATTTTAATTGGATGAATTTGATTGTTTCAATTTGTATTTTAATATCAATTGGTTTGATTATCAGAATTATAATTTCAATTAGGAAAATTATTAATCTTAAAGGAGAAGAGATTAATTATCAGAATCAGAAAGTAAAATTAGTGGAGAAAAATTTGCCTCCATTCAGTTTTTGGAACAAAATCTATTTGAACAAAAGTTACTTCGAAAATCAACAAATCGATAACAGAATTTTCCAGCACGAGAAAACACATATTGTTCAGAAACATTCTTTAGATATTCTGTTTCTTGAGATTTTGAAAGTCATTTCCTGGTTCAATCCGGCTTTATATTTTTATAAAAAGGCAATGACAGATAACCACGAGTTTTTGGCGGATGAAAGTATTATATTACAAAAAAATAATGTGAAAGATTATCAGACATTGATTCTTTCAGAAATTCTCCAAATACAAAATCTAAAACTGACACACCAATTCAATTACAATAACACCAAAAAACGATTTATTATGATGACAATTAAAAAGTCAAAATTCGAAAACACAAAAAAAATAATCGCGGTTTCGGCTTTTGCAGGATTGAGCCTTTTGTTTGTTCAGAAAGTTTATGCTTCGGAAGTTAAGGGTGAAAATCAACTTAATATGCCCGAATTATCAGTTGAAAGTTCTATAAAATCTGATACGATTCCGCAGAAGACTGAAGGAAAAAATAATGTCAAACTTAAGAATTCAAAAAAAGTAAAGACACCACCAGCTCCTAAGGAATTCAAAGAAAACGAATTGCCAATTCCACCTCCGCCGCCTCCAGCTAGTAATATTACAGCAGCTCAATATCCGGAAGGCATTAATTCGCTTCGCAAGAATTTTTCTAATATTTTTGATTCCTCAGGATTTGTAAAAGAGAAAACAACTGTTAGAACCAATGTCTATATTTCTATTGATGAAAATGGGAAAACCACAGATGTTAAAGCTGATGGACCTAATCCCAAATTCAATGCGGAAGCAGTACGAGCAATGAAACAAGCAACAGAAAACGTAACTTGGAAACCTGCAACAGAAAACGAAAAGCCTGCCGCTACAGTTTTTCAACTTCCTATTACTATGAATTTTCAATAG
- the uvrB gene encoding excinuclease ABC subunit UvrB, whose product MQFKLQSEYQPTGDQPQAIEKLVEGINIGEKYQTLLGVTGSGKTFTVANVVANVQRPTIVMAHNKTLAAQLFMEFKEFFPDNAVEYFVSYYDYYQPEAFIASTNTYIEKDLSINEEVEKLRLSAIASLLSGRRDVLIVASVSCIYGVGNPSEFHKSLITIEKNEKLSRTRLLHQLVSALYSRALNEFQRGTFRVKGDVIDIYPAYADTAIRIQFFGDDVEKIQSFDPVSGNVISNFDLINIYPANLFVTTPETMQSAIKQIQDDMVKQVDFFREIEKPLEAKRLEERTELDLEMIRELGYCSGIENYSRYMDGRLPGSRPFCLLDYFPKDFLMVIDESHVTVPQVHAMYGGDRSRKEVLVEHGFRLPAAMDNRPLKFNEFEDMQNQVIYVSATPADYELEKSGGTYIEQIIRPTGLLDPIIEVRPTMNQIDDLIEEIHKRVELDERVLVTTLTKKMAEELTKYFTKVGIRTRYIHSDVETLERIQIMQDLRLGLFDVLVGVNLLREGLDLPEVSLVAILDADKEGMLRSRRSMIQTVGRAARNLNGRAIMYADKMTKSMQATIDETNYRREKQMKYNADNGKVPQALNKKISENLVGRSKDFPDEKYTHKEILREVAETKASYGSEDIEKIVAQKQKEMEAAAKNLDFIKAAKLRDEIAALKA is encoded by the coding sequence ATGCAATTCAAACTTCAATCAGAATATCAACCTACCGGAGACCAGCCTCAAGCGATTGAGAAACTGGTAGAAGGTATCAATATTGGTGAAAAATATCAGACTCTTCTTGGTGTAACAGGTTCCGGGAAAACATTTACTGTTGCCAATGTGGTTGCCAATGTTCAGCGTCCAACAATTGTGATGGCGCATAACAAAACTTTGGCGGCACAGCTTTTTATGGAATTCAAAGAGTTTTTTCCGGATAATGCGGTGGAATATTTTGTTAGTTACTACGATTATTATCAGCCGGAAGCATTCATTGCATCAACCAATACTTATATTGAGAAAGACTTGAGCATCAATGAAGAAGTGGAAAAACTGAGACTTTCGGCCATTGCAAGTTTACTTTCCGGGCGACGAGATGTTTTGATTGTAGCTTCGGTTTCCTGTATTTATGGTGTTGGAAATCCGAGTGAATTCCATAAATCCTTGATTACGATTGAGAAAAACGAAAAATTATCCCGGACAAGATTACTTCATCAATTGGTTAGTGCATTGTATTCCAGAGCCCTTAATGAATTTCAGAGAGGTACATTCCGTGTAAAAGGTGATGTGATTGATATTTATCCGGCTTATGCTGATACTGCGATTAGGATTCAGTTTTTTGGAGATGATGTGGAAAAAATTCAAAGTTTTGACCCAGTTTCCGGAAATGTGATTTCGAATTTTGATTTGATTAATATCTATCCGGCTAATCTATTCGTAACGACGCCAGAAACAATGCAAAGTGCTATCAAACAGATTCAGGATGATATGGTAAAGCAGGTAGATTTCTTCCGGGAAATCGAAAAACCATTGGAAGCCAAACGATTGGAAGAACGAACAGAATTGGATTTAGAAATGATTCGCGAATTGGGCTATTGTTCAGGAATTGAGAATTATTCCAGATATATGGATGGTCGTTTGCCGGGCTCCAGACCGTTTTGTCTTTTAGATTATTTTCCGAAAGATTTCCTGATGGTGATTGATGAAAGCCACGTAACGGTTCCTCAGGTTCACGCAATGTACGGCGGTGACCGAAGCCGAAAAGAAGTTTTGGTAGAACACGGATTCCGTTTGCCTGCTGCGATGGATAATCGACCTTTGAAATTTAATGAGTTTGAGGATATGCAGAATCAGGTGATTTATGTTTCAGCAACGCCTGCAGATTATGAATTGGAAAAATCCGGCGGAACTTATATCGAGCAAATTATCCGTCCAACGGGACTTTTGGATCCGATTATTGAAGTTCGTCCAACGATGAATCAGATTGATGATTTAATTGAAGAAATTCACAAAAGAGTAGAGCTGGACGAAAGAGTTCTCGTTACGACATTAACCAAAAAAATGGCGGAAGAACTCACAAAATATTTTACAAAAGTTGGAATCCGAACACGATATATCCATTCTGATGTGGAGACTTTGGAAAGGATTCAAATTATGCAGGATTTGCGTTTAGGATTATTCGATGTATTGGTTGGTGTTAATCTTTTAAGAGAAGGTTTAGACTTACCGGAAGTGTCATTAGTTGCGATTCTAGATGCAGATAAAGAAGGGATGCTGCGTTCTCGTCGTTCAATGATTCAAACAGTTGGTAGAGCAGCTAGAAACCTGAATGGTAGAGCGATAATGTACGCCGATAAAATGACAAAATCTATGCAGGCTACGATTGATGAAACCAATTATCGCCGTGAAAAACAGATGAAATATAATGCTGACAATGGCAAAGTTCCTCAGGCTTTGAATAAGAAAATCAGTGAAAATCTGGTTGGCAGAAGCAAAGATTTCCCGGATGAGAAATATACACACAAAGAAATTTTAAGAGAAGTTGCAGAAACCAAAGCCAGTTATGGAAGTGAGGATATCGAGAAAATCGTGGCTCAAAAGCAGAAAGAAATGGAAGCAGCAGCGAAAAATCTTGACTTCATAAAAGCAGCGAAACTGAGAGATGAGATTGCAGCTCTGAAAGCTTAA
- a CDS encoding lipopolysaccharide kinase InaA family protein, which translates to MNFVLSEAYSQYKNDILNILKNFKNEGTVVGHGNRNVVKFFIVNDLKFNFKSFKQHNIINRHVYKYYRKSKSRRSYEYAQMLLDKGFFTPKPVAFIENHDWIGVTSSYYVSEQLEDVFTLSDVLHNDDFIDRNKIIKAYTNLIFQLHENGIIFIDNASGNFLIKKTGENFQFFLVDLNRMNFYESIDIDKRLINFERLTNDLETIKIISAEYARLSGNSPEFCLKKIVDFTNKKAFKRKVKKILKFYKYFLPKL; encoded by the coding sequence ATGAACTTTGTACTTTCCGAGGCATATTCTCAATACAAAAACGACATTCTGAACATTTTAAAGAATTTTAAAAATGAAGGCACAGTCGTTGGTCACGGAAATAGGAATGTTGTTAAATTTTTCATTGTTAATGATCTAAAGTTCAATTTCAAATCTTTCAAACAGCACAACATCATCAATCGTCACGTTTATAAGTACTATCGAAAATCAAAATCAAGACGTTCTTATGAGTATGCACAGATGCTTTTGGATAAAGGTTTTTTCACACCAAAACCAGTGGCCTTTATAGAAAATCACGATTGGATTGGTGTAACATCCAGCTATTATGTGAGTGAACAACTTGAGGACGTGTTTACTTTAAGTGATGTTCTTCATAATGATGATTTTATAGACAGAAATAAAATTATTAAAGCCTATACCAATCTCATTTTTCAGTTGCACGAAAATGGCATTATTTTTATTGATAACGCTTCCGGAAATTTTTTGATCAAAAAAACAGGTGAAAATTTTCAGTTTTTTTTAGTCGATCTGAATAGAATGAATTTTTATGAAAGTATCGATATTGACAAAAGATTAATCAACTTTGAAAGATTGACCAACGATCTTGAAACCATCAAAATAATTAGTGCAGAATACGCCAGATTATCGGGGAATTCTCCTGAGTTTTGCCTAAAAAAGATCGTCGATTTTACTAATAAAAAAGCATTTAAACGTAAGGTAAAAAAAATACTGAAGTTTTACAAATATTTTCTTCCTAAGCTTTAA
- a CDS encoding glycosyltransferase family 9 protein, whose translation MKKKINALRRSLMRGLTKNIGKSNADIKNNQNIKIKRILISRPNHRLGNLLLLTPLVQEVIKTFPDSKIDLFVKGGVTPIIYKNYENIDRYIQLPKKPFSNLGKYIKGWFQLKFRKYDLAINSNPGSSSGRLSILATNSTFKFFGDHDEELNTKYPDYNHDAKKTIYNLRKFLTELGYPENTSRLPSLKIILDKEELETGKENLQKIVQNNKKTICLFTNATGAKIYSEDWWEAFYDKLKSTFPDYNIIELLPVENISKLNFKIPNFYSTDIREMGGFLANCALFIAADNGVMHLASSVNVPTIGLFKVTDETMYKPYNDKSFSINTNNLDLDKVIDLIKTSL comes from the coding sequence ATGAAGAAAAAAATAAATGCACTTCGGAGATCTCTAATGCGAGGTCTTACCAAAAATATTGGTAAATCTAATGCAGATATTAAAAACAATCAAAATATAAAAATCAAGAGAATTCTGATCTCAAGACCCAATCACAGATTAGGAAACTTACTATTATTGACACCACTGGTTCAAGAAGTTATCAAAACCTTTCCTGACAGTAAAATAGATTTGTTTGTTAAAGGTGGCGTAACACCGATTATCTATAAAAATTACGAAAATATTGACAGATATATTCAGCTTCCTAAAAAGCCTTTCAGCAACTTGGGGAAATATATCAAAGGTTGGTTTCAGCTAAAGTTTCGAAAATATGACTTGGCAATTAACTCTAATCCTGGTTCATCTTCCGGCAGATTATCCATTCTTGCCACCAATTCTACCTTCAAATTTTTCGGCGATCACGATGAAGAACTTAATACAAAATATCCCGATTATAATCACGACGCCAAGAAGACAATTTATAATCTCAGAAAATTCTTAACGGAATTAGGCTATCCAGAAAACACTTCTCGACTTCCTTCGCTCAAAATTATTTTAGATAAAGAAGAACTGGAAACCGGAAAAGAAAATCTGCAGAAAATAGTACAGAACAACAAAAAAACTATTTGCTTATTTACCAACGCAACGGGCGCGAAAATTTATTCTGAAGATTGGTGGGAAGCTTTCTACGACAAATTAAAATCTACATTTCCAGATTACAATATCATCGAACTTTTGCCCGTAGAAAACATTTCGAAATTGAATTTCAAAATTCCGAATTTCTACAGTACAGATATCCGGGAAATGGGTGGTTTTTTGGCCAACTGCGCACTTTTTATTGCCGCTGATAATGGCGTGATGCATCTTGCAAGCTCGGTAAATGTACCTACAATCGGGCTTTTCAAAGTGACAGATGAGACGATGTACAAACCTTATAATGACAAAAGTTTCTCTATCAATACAAATAATTTGGATTTGGATAAAGTAATAGACCTCATCAAAACGTCTTTATAA